Within the Glycine soja cultivar W05 chromosome 3, ASM419377v2, whole genome shotgun sequence genome, the region AATGAAGAATACCGTGGCTGCGCGTGGAGCTAGAATGTGGAGTTTGCATAATTACTTGGCTTCTGCGAATTTAGTGTTGCCATTACGTTACCAAGACTAGCTAAGGAGGTTTTTGGTGTAGCCATAATTACTTACCCATTGTGAGGAAGCAGTGGAAAATTTAGGAGAATTATGCAAAAGCATTATAGGGACTAATGACATTGCTTTTGACTTATCCCACTTAAAAGTGGTCTTtgattttctctaattttttccCAACCAGCAAGAGTCCCTTGTATAAGTTGCTTGTCAAGATTATACCCTCACATATATGATCCTAACAAAATTGTTCCCTTTCTACGGAATATGCTTGCCAATTACCATCCTACTGTCTAGTATCTTTTTGAATTCATGTATTCGTATAGgcttattaaaagaaaaataaaataaaatgcctCCTTAATTTACATGCaagttgtaattttaatttttacatgcCTCCTTATTTGCTTTAAAGATAATTATCAAATCCGCCCCgccaccaaaagaaaaaagaagataattatcaaactaacaattattttttcaataaagcAAACTATGATAATAACTAAAGTATGACATTTATATAGTTTTCcgtattataaattatctttaactAGTTTTATAACATAAGCTATGCTGtatgatatattattaattattaaatgagattatatttactaatatattagtgacatgttaataatttatttgttacttAATACAAACTCAAGTATGTGGTTGTGCGTGTATATATGATGTTTTAATATCATATATggagagaaaatatatttttttcaatgatgttttatattttaattggacgaaattttttaatctgtaattaaaagtaaatatgaTGTGTGTGCTTAACAATATTGTagcaagttttaattttaaatttattaatcttttgattttagttGCAAAAAGTTTTCATAAATGTCTCAACATAAATGATTTGTCTTTGGTTATATACTAGAAAATACTAGTTTCTTTTTCATAtcattaaatgtttttgttactatttttatcctaaaacaattgatgttttagaattttaaaatctaattaatattttttaaaaataaactcttattTAATATCTCATCAAAAGGTGGTGTAGGCATTAAAGATCAAAGTATATTAAACAATATACtttgatttaaatataataatattttacttcCATTACATATCTCTTAATCTATATCTATTAACATTAAAAAGACAAAGATATGAAAAAGGAGGTAGTATAGGtactttataaataaataaaaaggaaaagaaagaaagtactTAGCAAGTAGTGTGTTCATTCTTTATTGATTTGAAAATATATGCAAATAACGTTTCTATAGTGCGGATAATTAGTGGAGGGGGGGAAGAGTGGATTATCAACTTGAGGCCCTATATTAGGAAAAAGATCGCATATAATCCTTTGTGGATTAGAAAAATCATTACCTTTTAATGATGCTTTCCTAGTATAACCAAATTGAATTTCCATTTCAAAGTCTAATTGAAAATGCTTTCCTAACTTGTAAAAGGAAGATGACTTTGGACGAGAAACAAATTCATTCTCAAAGATTCTAACAACTGCATATACTACTTTTGATAACAGTTCATACTTTCGACAGATTGAAAGCATCTGATTCCGACCCAGTTCTTCTCAACCCCAATAAATCCAGTTTTGGAATCACTTTACCTCCTTTCTCAGTGGGCTAATCACTATCTATATCAAAGATCCCATTGCCACTACCAAGTTTCAATATCAATACAGCTTTTAAGTTTTGCACCATTAATTAAATACTAACTATAAGCTAACTATTACACACTTCATTTATAATCAAACAAAAGCTACATGTGTACACTAATTAATTCACTCTTGTTCTACAATCCTAATTATGCATAGTAGGCGTTGAACAATATCCCTCATATTAGGCCTTTCACCTTTCTTCTCCCTTAGACATTCAAGTGCAAGCTCCAAAAAGAGTTTTATGCTTGTGAACATTTTATCCCCCAAAGTCTCCAGGGAAATAAGAAGCCTTTGATCCATCACTTCCATGATTGTACCATTGCTGGCATGTTGGTTCACATGAATTGCTAGGTTGACATCATCTTGATCACGATTGAAGTCAATCGCTTTCTGTGATGTCAAAAGTTCTAGCAACACAACCCCATAACTATAAACATCACTTTTATCTGTTAACTGGTAGTTGCGGTAGTATTCAGGATCCAAGTACCCTAAAGTTCCCTGAGCACATGTTGACACGTGACTCAATCCAGGGCTAGCCAATCTTGAGAGTCCAAAATCTGAGACCTTTGCATTGAATTCATCATCCAATAGTATGTTTGTTGACTTAACATCTCTATGGTAGATTGGAGTGTGTGCAGCAGAATGCAAGTAAGCCAATGCTTCTGCAGTTTGAAAAGCAACTTTGAGCCTTGTTTTCCAATCTAGAAAGTTGGAACAATACCTACCATGAAGATGGTCATAGAGGGTCCCATTTGAGATATACTCATAGATCATAAGTGGAAGCTCAGATTCCACACAACACCCCAAGAGCCTGACTAGGTTCTTGTGATTCACTTGAGAAAGTATTGCGGCCTCATTAAGCACTTGCTGGGTGCTTTTCAGGTTTCCCACTCTAGCTTTTTTCACAGCCACCAATGTTCCATCTTGTAATTCACCTTTGAAAACTTCCCCAAATCCACCACTCCCCAAGAACCTCTCGTGTGAAAAGCCGTTTGTTGCTTTCTTCACCTCTTTCAGTTGAAACATCCTACAAGGCTTCTCCATAGCACTTGATTTCAGCTTCTCTTCTCTTTCGTCCTTGGCCTGATTCTCTTTATAGTTAGAGAGTTTGCAGGACTTTTTGATGATGGTAAGAACCACAGCAAGGGAGAAAAAAGTAACAACAACCCCTATTGAGACAACCAAGCTGGTTTTCCATTTGGATTTTCTCTCATACCTCACACAGGTTGCTTCAAAAGGGTTCCAAACGTGTCCCCCATTACAAAGACATCGAAATAGGCCATTTCTATTAGTAGGGGAACACTTAGAGTCTTCAGAGCAATCCCTTTGATTCTTGCACACTGGTTCAGGTGGAGGAGACCATTGAATTTCAAGACCTTCCTCCCACTGATTCGGAGGCTTGTCTTGGTTCAAGTGAATTATGCTTCTGAATGCTTTGCAACCAGAATCATGAAGCCGGATCCTGTAAGCTGAAGGTATCCCTCCAGCTAGAAAAGTGCAACAAGGGTGAAGACCACTTGCACACTCTAATGATAGTTTTGTGTCAACATGGCCTGAATTCTCCAAATAACGATGGCAAATACTAGAAGAAGTACAGTTAAGTGGAGAAACCAAGAGGCGAGGGGAACAGTTAAAGAGGAACACTGTGTTGGATGAAGTTATGTTGAAAGGGAGTGATTGATTTAACCATATACCATTGCTTCTTGGCATGTCTTGTGTGACACACGAACCTGGTAACCAAGGTGATGGCTGAACCACCATGCGTTGGTTTGAAGACATGATTCTGAGAACAAGATAGGAACTTCCGTTGAGGGTGTCGAACAAAAGCCTTTGAGAGTGGGGATCACAACGAAGCTTGTAGTTTTGATCACCACAAGTTGAATCTGTGCTCAAAGGGTATGGAACTTGGATAGTGCCACAGTTTGGACAAGTCTTCAGTGAAGAAATGTGGCGGCCAAGGACAAGGATAAGAAGAAAGGCATACCAAAAATGGAAGCTGTGTCTCATGTTTGTTCAGCAATCATTTTTGCATGGACAATTAGGGGAAGAAACATATCTTATGAACTCATAGATACGcgatcaaataaatataaaggcTACACCTAGCTACTGTAAATGGAATAAAGTGGGGGGATAATGCAAGTTAAAGTGGCTGCAAGAATCTACCATGTGGAATACTATTCTGGACCCGGCCTAGCCTTGGTCCCGCCACCAGCATGGCCAAGACACCAAAAAgcctgaatttttttaatttacaagaaataattattaaacacTTAATTTTGTGATACAGTATGTGAAGATTAATTGAGATATTCATAATAATctcaaatcatattaaaatatcaataaatcaTTGGTTAAAGTAATACTAAACTTAGTTTCCTTAATTAATTGGGAGACGAGATTTcaccaaaaataattaataaatttttttgatataaATTAATCATCAGTCaagtaatttaataataaaaaagttatatatataattaataatatgtcCCATATGGACAGCTCTAACCCTCCTTATTTTCCTTTGAGATAACAGATTATTATCATGTTTAATTTCCTATCAACATCAAAGGCGTATAAAGATGATCTAACGACAGGAATTATATATGACGTTAATTTTGGCCATTCATGATTGAAGTGTCCCAGTCTTTGCAAATAACCCTATCATCATCCCGCGTGGAGACCATGAATACACTCAGGCATCGACTTATTGGCTCACAGGAGGCACGTTTTGTGTCAGAAAGGAACAAATACCATAAAAATCGTGGTGATTTATGAGACCAATTTTGATACCGCATGTATGGTCATAGAGACAACTTTTGCATAGCTATATATACTCTATTTATAAGGTGCAAAGAGAAAAGTATTTTAGCCATGAAACtgtatttctatttttagtcaAGCAGCACATACAATGATCATAGTGgaaaaattactaattaaaatatatcgaATTGCTAGACGCCTAGACCATTATAATTCTTGCACTATCAGTAATGTGATGAGCCAATATTCTCCCAAGTAGTATTCTGACACATGGATCATGCGCAAACACATTACACCGttcattactaaaaaaaactgtTATTATATCACCTCCATTAaagtaaattgatttaaaatatcttcttattattgtatataatactatcatcatattttttattattaaattatcaataattatatCCAAAAATTGAATGAACTCATTTATCTCTCTTATATAATCTCTCTTTCATTGCTACATTAACACGATCCAACAATCTACACTAATATCAggtttgtttgtatttttactttatgttgttttttttctaaacatagGTCAACATTATTATGGTACAAATAAATATcgttattaaattttgtacatgataatatttaaataagagTATAAGTCCGGACATGTGCACAGATAAAAGACTAGttactaaaaaattaaactttatcaaTGGTGATTCAAcgacaattttatcaaaatcatcattgttaaaaatacggtgatattttttttataaataacaataaaattttgaaataatttttgggAGAACCGTCGTTGTGTTGAAATTATTGAAATTGCTAATTGAAAAACGGTTTTGAAAAACAGTCCTTGAAAGTGAAGAGTTTTGGCTTTGAGGGGCAATTATCAAAAACTTATGTTAAAAGTCGTTGGGTCTGGAATTTCTCATTATTTCTATCGAAAAATTGTTCCTTTTTTGTGCATATTTTGTTAAAAGTTTCGTTTTTGAGCATGTTTGGTCATTTTGGTAGGTGTCTGTGTGTCATCTCACACCTAGGAAACTGTAATTGTACAAATCCCACGGTTGTCTTTTGAAAATTTGTAGAAATTAGGGTACTGGCTTAGGTCAAAGcctcaagcttttctttgttttttacaTTCCCTCAATCAACATTGAAAATGTCATTTGCTGGTAATGGTATCACCACTCTTAGCCCTGTTCCAAGGGAGCTATTGTTGTCCCCAGATGGATACTATACCCCATTGCACTTGTCATTGGATCAAgagtttattttcatatatctgTCCTATTCTGGATCTTTGACTCCAATGCGAGTTCTTCCTACGATCATTATTTGGTGATGAGAAGGGCTTtgtcgggggaaccaattggtTAAGTGCTTGCATAAAGGATTTAACCATCCCGGGGACTTGACTACTAAGATTGGATCCTTGTAAATGTTCATGGAGAATAATGGAAGTTGCGAGGATATGGGCCCTGGGGATTTCCCAGTGAAGGAAGTGCATAAAATTTCACTACTGGGCATGCAACTTGCAAACGCAGATAGACATGTTGGGAATATTTTGATCGTGAAAGAGGAGGAAAATGACCAAGTTGTTTTGATTCCAATTGATCATGGATACTACTTGCCGACAAGTGTAAgcatcttatttttgttgttcaattctctttgtttttattgataaatttttctcttttaatgcaTGTGATGATGTTTTATTGTTCTCTTGGTTGAAATGTTTAAACTTTGGTTTTCTGctggtgtttttctttttctttttgtgtggtGAAACTATGAATTGTGCTATTGTAGTTTTTTCCTAGCATGAGTAAGTGTCAACGAGGACATGCCTTTTTAGGTGTTACTCTTCTTGCTATTATGTTCTTTACACAAGTTATTTTGGATAGACTGCTGATATTTTGAGAAGTGACAAACCTGATTATCctttaacattattttcttgGTGCAAATACCTGTTTTGAAAGATGTTATAGACAATTTTTCTTGCTTGGTTGGAAGGGAAGGGGTTTAGTGACATTTTCTATGGCTTTTCCCTTGAAAATTGTTTAAACTTCAAACCAGTCATTTTATGCGTTTTTTCTGTTCCAAAACTTCTTTCAGTctttaaaacttatttatatGTTTGTTATATCCAAACATTTGAGGGGTATAAAAACAGTTTTTTACTTTGATATTAACTTTACTAAAGAATGATGGAAACTATGTAGATAAAGAAGGAAAAGCCATAATTGTAAGAAAAATCATATTTCTTTAGTGAAGCCAGAGTTGTTACTACTTTTGTTTAGGTATCAATTATgatcattttttctttcctaaatcattttttattaatttgtggtTTAAATGTTTAGCTTCTGAAATGCttagtgcaatttttttttgtcaaacttGTGTTGAGTAAATTATATTGAAACTCCCTATGGTTTCTCGAGATTACATACAAATtcgatgtttttttaatatttactacAACTATCTTTATAGAGGTACAcggtgtaatattttttttgacaaaaaatattgatatatattaaatgaatgGACATAAGAAATACTCATGAAAATTACAgaccaaaaggaaaaaataaggaataaatATACTCCTTGTCCCAACCAACACCTACATGTTTGGACACATTCTACAGTTACAACatatttgaaggaaaataatacaaatattaaataaccaTGAATTGTCCCATGCTAGACCCATCCCATCAACAACTATATTTATTCCCTCTCTAAAAGTTCCAATAGAATTTTATTACGTTTCTCTTCCTCGTGCAGCACCCTACAAGCACCATTGGAAATAAATGTCATTGTAACACCcaagaagagaaaacaaagaCATATATAGTTCCTACCACCTCCAATTTCAACTGCCTCTCCCCACCTCATAATCAATACACagtgtaatatattttaaataattaatggaGGTTAGTGTAATGGAatgtatataaactttttatattgttaaagtTTGGTTTGACAACCGGCTTAAAGcatatttatacaattttttcatttgttgtaGCTTGTGGATTCAGTATAGATGTTATGTATACATGTCCAATCCATTTTCTAACTAGGGGTGAATTCTCATCTAATTATGCAGGTCACAGCTATGTTTAAGGTTATGAAGGATATCCTTCCTATACCAGAAACATTGTCAATAGGGGGGTAAAGATTTCCTAAGACTTTGCTTTACAAGAAATCCAGCAGAGCGACCAACTGCTTCAATGTTATTAGAACACAGATTTCTGAATAACTTGCAACAACCATATGTTTCATCTTCCATGCAGTTGTATGATGGAACAAACTTGATGGTAATATAAATGTTGACTCTTTTTTAGTAGTATTTGCCATACTATGGTGTTTGGTATTAAATTTATCTAATGCTGGCAAGATATTCATAGTCCTAATGAGTTGTCTGAAAATAAAGTTGATCAAATTTCTATTCACAATGCACATATTGCTGAAAGAAAATTGGTCACTAAGAGGTGAGACTTTATcactattaatataaatttgtttttttaaataaaagtgtaGGCACCTTCTAAACATTCCATATTTTCTATTGCAATTGAAATGAAAGCATTTTGGTTGATAAATTTACCTATTTGGCAGCTGTATGTATCAAATTATTGGGAAGTAGACTTTACAGTTCTCAAAAAATTATCTAAGAAAGTagattttctaatataatttttttgataaaccATCCTtatatcttcaatttttttacattttcaaaacaaaaaaaatacattttagcaTAATTTTCAAGAAAACCAATGTAAAATCTGAGAATGTAAGACAATTTAACCATCGTTGTGAAAAAGTCAATACTATGAAAAGTCAACACATAGATTAAAGatgattaaaaattgttataaaaaatataaaataactgtcttaaaaaaaattagtaatagtGGTTAATATGGGCCAGTGAAGTTGAATGTTCAAACAACTATATATACATGATAATATGTTTATAACACATATAAGAAGAGTTTTTTCATTATATTAGATATCTCTTATTTACTTGACCAGAAAGCCAATGACAAGCTTTTCCTAATCTCCGGATATTTTTGAATGAATTGTTCCTCTTTTCTAGCAAGCATACAATCGCTATGCAATGGGTCCCCCTAAGTCCAGTTAATCAATATTCTGTGGCAGCATTTTGTTCCCCACACGGATATTCCTCTTTTAGTTACTGATGCAGAATTTCCAAAATGTACAAAGCGAAAAGATGAATTTACTTTCGCATAACAAAAAatccggaaaaaaaaaaaactgtgtgGACAGATTCATATATGCACAATAAAAACGACACGTGTagataaaaacattataaatcccaaaatcacaaatcaaaatcataatcaaAGCCACAATCATTTGGGTGCACGCCACTGCTCGTTAACGGTAATTTataaaatgacaataataaagaaactaaaaatataattaagtttctCTAAAAAATAAGAGTACCATTAAGTTCCTTAAgagaaaaatacaattaagtttttttaatatattaataattttttaataagcacAAGATAATGTGATAACCAATGTTCACTTAGGAATGTCTTTTTGTAGCATTCGAGGCTAGGGAAATTTTTGGTTTGGCACTGTCTGCCGCATCATGATCTCTTTTGATTAGTGTACTTTATTCGTGGCAATGCTCACTTAGCGATGCATTATCACAAACCCGGTTCAGTTTCTTAGTTTATCATAAAACCAATATCAAGTTCCCTATTAACcatggtaaaaaataataataatggcaTCATCAACTTTTACCGGTTgccaatatttaatttatttttatgctcTCGTATTAATTTGCAATTGCTTAATGATCATCACAGCGACTAACTTCGACAAATCTCTGACTAATATTTCTGCACCTCTCCAAAGCGAGTAGCAATATGATGGAGAGAATGTTATTTGTAAAACACTCGCATTAATAATTCCTTTCAATGCTATACAAACagtttgaagaattgaagcGTGATCACAGGTAGAAAACAATACAAGTAAAGGAAAGCAACAGTAGAAACAATAACCATACATTAGAAGAGGAATAAGGTTAGAAAATACGTGTTATTTGTATTGATTAAAAGAAGTGGAAAAAGTTGTCTCCACTAATTTGTTTAGATCGATGTGTAGAAGAGAAGAGTAGATgagaacaaataaattttatcaatttttatacatattaaataaaaattaactaaaaaaataaaatttttactatattatttttcttaacaccatataaaactatttagagataaatatgtttttactttttgtaaATAGGAttgcttttagtttcttaaaaataaataatttttttggtcatTTGTATATTGAAATGGATCATATGTCATccttattttcataaatggGCTTACCTGAATGGGCTCTATTATAAGCAACCCACTTGGGTGATGTGAATAGCAATTGTGAGGTGAGAATAGCATCTTCCTTCCACGTCTAATTACTAGGAAACATTCAAACAGTCAACGAATATATTGCATTATTTTTaccatgtattaaaaaaaaaaatcttaattgtgATTCGCAGgtttcaatcaatttattcttttcttacccatcattttctttctatttgaaACAAAcccctttcattttctttctatttcaaataaaaaacaactttaaaaatattttttctttcttttcctaaaagttgatgcatgaaaattaaaacattaaaaaataaatcaatcattTATAGGTTTGGATGGATCGGTTAACAAGAACAAATCATGACAATGAGATCAGGATAATTCATCTTAAATGTGCATTTGAAGGGACTTCCTGAACTATTCTATATCCATAAGCAAGTTAATAAGAAACGAATAATAGTCCCAGAAGAATCTTAACAATTTCCACTCTTCCATaccaaaatattttgttgaccTATAATCCTCACAAACTATAGTTAACACTTTTTTCAGACAAATTTTGGTCTCCCAGTGATGTTTTATAAAAGACTAATGACCATTGGTTCAAATAGTaaggaggttttttttttccaatttttactctacacaaattaatcaaaatccaaaataatttatgaatatcAAGGGTGTCAAACCAAAAGTAACATTTCATAGAAGGGCAAATAAATCAACGTTTAGAAACATCTAAAACAACATGCGCTACTCAATCATCTTAAATGATAAACATTCTCctcttaaatttgaaattgccAAAGTCAAACCAAAGGATGTCACAAGTTACTTATAGAGATTTCTTTTAGCTCCCAATTAGTAAATGTTTATTATACTTCAACTGAATATAATATGCAGTTGGTGCTTACACTATgcttaataattatttacaatAATGTAAGTGGAGACAAGTTCCTTTAAACTTGATCTCTATGTAAGTGGAGACAAGTTCCTTTAAACTTGATCTTTATAGAAGATTGTGTTCtcatgaagaaggaagaaactAGTTAGTATAGCAACAAATTTGATGTCACACTGTCACTGCTTCTATGCCAAGCTCAGAAGTTTCTTGTTCAGAACTAGCAATAACACAGAATACTAAGTAATTTGAATCAAGCACTAGAGCATGACTTCCTTCTAGGAACTAGATGTTCCTCTGCCCCTTTGGAAATAGAATGCCCAACTCTAGGTTTTTCACTGCCATCAACCCATCTCTTTAGCCTTTCAAGCAACTTTGTCCTTTTTGAACAAGCAATGTCACTGTGATCATGACCACTAGCATGCTCATCAAAGGAAGGATCACTGTGATGCTCCAAAAGGGAATTGTGCAGTTCATGCTCCGAATCATAATTGATAACTACATCATTTCTTCCAAATTCCAATTCTAAATGGTTTTTATCCTGATTCTGTTGTTGTTCATGGTGCCTCACTAGACCATGCCTTAAACAAGCATTTGTCCACCGCAAGTAAATGAGTTCTTTAGCTTCATCTGCTCGTTCTTTCTTGACTTGCTCCAATTCATCTAGAAGCTGTTTGCACTCTTCCCTACTTACATCTCCATCTTCAATCTACAAATGAAAAGCCTTATATTGTAACCTATTTGGATGCTAGTAAATCACTTTAAGAAAGAATTTAGTTGAAATACAATCATAGATTGTCGTCTAATCATAGATTGTTatgtaattgaaaataattaacttttaaattcaTAGTGACCTAACAATCTAATTTTGATACAATGTCAATATTAAGAATTTTACACTATCAACCAATAGGAATAAACCATTATATAGTCCAACCCCTTTAATGACCTGCCAATGTATGATTGAGTAACAGGTTAAACCTGACACTAAAAggggatcaaaattaaaatcataaatatgcACTACTGCTATTATTGgtgttattattgtttatattatttgatCAGAGAAACCTTGTAGATTTCAACCACTACATGATTAGTTTTGTACGTTTGTATCGCTTACCTTGGAAGCATAGGATTTTTCTGCTGTGTCGAGCTTCTTCAGAAGTTCATTCTTCTCATCCTGCAATTGATCCAAAGCTCTCTGCAGCTCTTCCATTCTATCCTCAAGTTTACCAACGACATCAATTTTTGTTTCCAAGGCATCACGGCTTCtcaagatttcttcttcttccagtTTGATCTTCAAAGCCTGCTCCTTCGCGAGGCGAGTTTGTGCCTTTGATTTCTCCATTAGCTTCTGAAACTTCCTCCTAAGCGTTCTATTCTCAGATTTCCAACGCTCAATCTGTTCCACAACTCTGAGATATTGAGCAACAAAACTCTCCAACCTCTTATTCTGCGTCTCCATCGACGAAATCTCCCTATCCAAGAAGCCAACACGAGCAGTCTCAAGTGACAACATGTTTTTGATCTCCCCAACCACAGTTTCTTGCTCTTTCAAGTCACAATAACGATCAAACTGCAAACGTAAAGCCAACTCCTTCATATGCATACCTTCAATCCTGCTTCTTAGGCCATTAATCTCTTCTTCTAAACATGGGGTGTCATTGATCATCGAACTTTCAGCAACATCACTTTCATCCAATGTTGTACTATGTCCTTCATCTTCCATACAAGAGAGGCCATGACTATGACAACTTTCTTCATAGGAACTT harbors:
- the LOC114407140 gene encoding wall-associated receptor kinase-like 20; its protein translation is MRHSFHFWYAFLLILVLGRHISSLKTCPNCGTIQVPYPLSTDSTCGDQNYKLRCDPHSQRLLFDTLNGSSYLVLRIMSSNQRMVVQPSPWLPGSCVTQDMPRSNGIWLNQSLPFNITSSNTVFLFNCSPRLLVSPLNCTSSSICHRYLENSGHVDTKLSLECASGLHPCCTFLAGGIPSAYRIRLHDSGCKAFRSIIHLNQDKPPNQWEEGLEIQWSPPPEPVCKNQRDCSEDSKCSPTNRNGLFRCLCNGGHVWNPFEATCVRYERKSKWKTSLVVSIGVVVTFFSLAVVLTIIKKSCKLSNYKENQAKDEREEKLKSSAMEKPCRMFQLKEVKKATNGFSHERFLGSGGFGEVFKGELQDGTLVAVKKARVGNLKSTQQVLNEAAILSQVNHKNLVRLLGCCVESELPLMIYEYISNGTLYDHLHGRYCSNFLDWKTRLKVAFQTAEALAYLHSAAHTPIYHRDVKSTNILLDDEFNAKVSDFGLSRLASPGLSHVSTCAQGTLGYLDPEYYRNYQLTDKSDVYSYGVVLLELLTSQKAIDFNRDQDDVNLAIHVNQHASNGTIMEVMDQRLLISLETLGDKMFTSIKLFLELALECLREKKGERPNMRDIVQRLLCIIRIVEQE
- the LOC114407141 gene encoding protein CHUP1, chloroplastic-like, with protein sequence MENTTSKSEVLIKPIILKAGVPLAVSFAGFIYAWFVAKKSLSKTSSLSPNEASSYEESCHSHGLSCMEDEGHSTTLDESDVAESSMINDTPCLEEEINGLRSRIEGMHMKELALRLQFDRYCDLKEQETVVGEIKNMLSLETARVGFLDREISSMETQNKRLESFVAQYLRVVEQIERWKSENRTLRRKFQKLMEKSKAQTRLAKEQALKIKLEEEEILRSRDALETKIDVVGKLEDRMEELQRALDQLQDEKNELLKKLDTAEKSYASKIEDGDVSREECKQLLDELEQVKKERADEAKELIYLRWTNACLRHGLVRHHEQQQNQDKNHLELEFGRNDVVINYDSEHELHNSLLEHHSDPSFDEHASGHDHSDIACSKRTKLLERLKRWVDGSEKPRVGHSISKGAEEHLVPRRKSCSSA